In the genome of Fulvivirga maritima, one region contains:
- a CDS encoding TonB-dependent receptor — translation MKRKLTVISLILTWVSIQALAQKNIEGKVLDAQTKEPLIGASVLIKGTSKGTITDIHGAFLFNDAHVFPLTLSVSYVGYEAEEVTLTENETTLIYLKPSSMSLNEVTVTARRRNEEVQETPIPMAVIGFKELDNSTSFNVNRVKELVPSVQLYSSNPRNTTLNIRGIGSTFGLTNDGIDPGVGFYVDGVYYARPAAATLDFIDVQQIEILRGPQGTLFGKNTTAGTFNITTRKPGFITNGIFEQTFGNYGFIQTKGTVTGPIIKDKLAARLSFTGTYRDGTIYNVATDRHTNTMNNQGLRSQFLFIPSDKTSITLSTDYTRQRPDGYAQVYAGNTPTQRADFRQFERIITDLDYDLPSQNPFDRVIDHDTPWQADQDMGGISLNADIDLAKGTLSSTTAWRFWKWNPSNDRDFTGLSAIAKSQAPSIHYQWSQEVRYAGDINDKLSGTIGLFTFYQKLDPDGTHTLEAGADQWRFVQNTQDPLWQTPGLLDGLRQDTKPRFRNFSGALFTQIDWRLSSKLVITPGIRLNYDQKEVDYESSVSGGLQTDDPELIALQQRVFSPLAFQADVDDWNVSGQLGFRYTFNDKLMIFANYSHGFKPVGLNLGGIPTENGEPVLNLAVIKPERVSHFEVGVKTQPIANGTLNFTIFNTDIHDYQTTVRSAELGVIRGYLANAEQVRTSGAELEANYNSRHFRVASSVSYTDGKYITFANAPVPLEETGSEGNELKDISGEELPGISKWSFTVALEVFTKGKFLQQEGEFFIGSDLFYRSDFSSNPTPSRYLNIDAYALLNARAGFRTTNGVTFYLWSRNLTDTHYFEQLLVAGGNAGHYAAVLGDPERMEPP, via the coding sequence ATGAAAAGAAAGCTTACCGTAATTAGTCTGATATTAACATGGGTTAGTATACAGGCCCTGGCACAAAAAAATATCGAAGGAAAAGTATTAGATGCTCAAACCAAAGAACCATTGATTGGGGCTTCAGTGCTCATAAAAGGAACCAGTAAAGGAACTATCACCGATATTCATGGAGCATTTTTATTTAACGATGCGCATGTTTTCCCACTCACACTCTCTGTTAGCTATGTGGGCTATGAGGCGGAAGAAGTGACTCTTACTGAAAATGAAACGACCTTAATTTATTTAAAACCTTCTTCCATGTCTTTAAACGAAGTCACTGTTACTGCTCGTCGGCGTAATGAGGAGGTACAAGAAACACCCATACCAATGGCAGTTATTGGATTTAAAGAGTTGGATAATTCTACTTCTTTTAACGTAAACCGAGTAAAAGAATTGGTGCCATCGGTACAACTTTACTCTTCTAACCCCAGAAATACGACTCTGAATATCCGTGGTATAGGATCTACTTTTGGCTTAACCAATGATGGCATAGATCCGGGTGTTGGTTTTTATGTAGATGGGGTGTACTATGCCCGGCCAGCTGCAGCTACTCTTGATTTTATTGATGTACAGCAGATAGAAATATTAAGAGGCCCTCAAGGAACCTTATTTGGTAAAAATACCACAGCAGGCACTTTCAATATTACTACCAGAAAGCCCGGTTTTATAACCAATGGCATTTTTGAACAAACATTTGGGAACTATGGATTTATCCAGACTAAAGGTACTGTAACCGGGCCAATAATCAAGGATAAATTAGCTGCTCGATTGTCTTTTACAGGCACTTATAGAGATGGCACCATTTATAATGTAGCTACTGATAGGCATACTAATACTATGAATAATCAGGGGCTAAGGAGTCAGTTTCTTTTTATTCCATCAGATAAGACCAGTATTACGCTTTCTACAGATTACACCAGACAACGGCCAGATGGTTATGCGCAGGTATATGCAGGTAATACGCCTACTCAGAGAGCGGATTTCAGACAGTTTGAACGTATTATCACCGATCTTGATTATGATTTACCAAGTCAAAATCCTTTTGACAGGGTTATAGATCATGATACTCCCTGGCAAGCTGATCAGGATATGGGCGGCATATCCTTAAATGCGGATATTGATTTGGCTAAAGGTACGCTGAGCTCTACCACAGCCTGGAGATTTTGGAAATGGAACCCTTCTAACGACAGAGATTTTACCGGCCTTTCTGCCATAGCCAAATCACAGGCTCCTTCTATTCATTATCAGTGGTCTCAGGAGGTAAGGTATGCAGGTGATATAAATGATAAACTTAGTGGAACCATAGGCCTTTTTACCTTCTACCAGAAGTTAGATCCTGATGGCACCCATACCTTAGAAGCCGGTGCAGATCAGTGGCGTTTTGTGCAAAACACACAAGACCCACTGTGGCAAACACCAGGTTTGCTGGATGGACTCAGGCAGGATACCAAACCTCGGTTCAGGAACTTTAGCGGAGCCCTCTTCACTCAGATAGATTGGAGGCTTAGCAGTAAGCTGGTAATAACACCAGGTATCAGGCTCAATTATGATCAGAAGGAGGTAGACTATGAAAGCTCCGTTTCAGGCGGGCTGCAGACCGATGATCCTGAGCTAATAGCCTTACAACAACGAGTGTTTAGTCCTTTGGCCTTTCAGGCAGATGTAGATGATTGGAATGTATCAGGGCAGCTAGGTTTTAGGTATACATTCAATGATAAGTTAATGATCTTTGCTAATTATTCACATGGCTTTAAGCCAGTGGGGTTAAATCTGGGAGGTATACCTACAGAGAACGGAGAGCCTGTATTAAACCTCGCAGTGATTAAACCTGAGCGTGTGAGTCATTTTGAAGTAGGGGTGAAGACTCAACCTATCGCCAATGGTACTCTTAATTTTACCATTTTCAATACTGATATTCATGATTATCAAACCACAGTTCGCTCGGCGGAGTTAGGGGTGATACGCGGATATCTGGCTAATGCGGAGCAGGTAAGAACCTCTGGAGCTGAGTTAGAAGCTAATTATAACTCACGTCATTTTAGAGTGGCCTCTTCTGTAAGTTATACTGATGGTAAATACATTACTTTTGCTAATGCTCCTGTGCCGCTGGAAGAAACAGGTAGTGAAGGAAATGAGTTAAAGGACATCTCCGGAGAGGAGTTGCCCGGCATTTCTAAATGGTCTTTTACTGTAGCTTTAGAAGTTTTTACGAAAGGAAAATTTTTACAGCAGGAAGGAGAATTCTTCATTGGTTCGGACTTGTTTTATCGCTCTGACTTTTCTTCTAACCCTACACCATCACGCTATCTTAATATAGATGCCTATGCTTTGCTCAATGCCAGGGCTGGTTTTAGAACAACCAATGGGGTAACATTTTATTTGTGGAGCCGCAATTTAACAGATACCCATTATTTTGAACAACTTTTGGTGGCTGGAGGCAACGCAGGTCATTATGCCGCGGTGCTGGGAGACCCAGAACGTATGGAGCCACCTTGA
- a CDS encoding RrF2 family transcriptional regulator: protein MSILLHSLKRGIVLSKKSKYAINALVFIAKNIDEQPISVSRISEGQNIPLKFLESILVELKNARILNSKKGKYGGYSLNGKPEEIHMAMVLRLFDGAIALLPCVTYKFYERCEECIDEETCGIRQVAMEIRNETVKRLKAATLADIIKREQKLKK, encoded by the coding sequence ATGAGCATCTTACTGCATAGTTTAAAGAGAGGAATAGTGTTATCTAAAAAATCAAAATACGCCATCAATGCGCTTGTTTTCATTGCTAAAAATATTGATGAGCAGCCTATTTCGGTCAGCAGAATCTCTGAAGGCCAAAATATTCCTTTGAAATTCTTAGAGTCGATACTGGTAGAATTAAAAAATGCCCGGATATTAAATAGCAAGAAAGGAAAGTATGGAGGCTATTCTCTTAATGGTAAGCCAGAAGAAATTCATATGGCCATGGTTTTGAGATTATTTGATGGCGCTATAGCCCTGCTGCCCTGTGTAACTTATAAATTTTATGAGCGCTGTGAAGAGTGTATTGATGAGGAAACCTGCGGAATAAGACAGGTAGCCATGGAAATACGTAATGAGACTGTGAAGCGTCTAAAAGCGGCAACGCTGGCAGATATCATAAAAAGAGAGCAGAAATTAAAAAAATAA
- a CDS encoding putative quinol monooxygenase has protein sequence MITVLTEFKAKDAASAEELESIFKKLIQETPSETGCISYEINTVQDKPTTYYILERWASTEDLQNHALTVAQKGYVIQAVALIENNIENQILQILK, from the coding sequence ATGATTACAGTACTCACAGAATTTAAAGCTAAAGATGCGGCTTCAGCAGAAGAATTGGAATCGATTTTCAAAAAATTGATTCAAGAAACTCCTTCAGAAACAGGTTGTATTTCCTATGAAATAAACACTGTACAAGACAAACCTACTACCTATTACATATTGGAAAGATGGGCCTCAACTGAAGACTTACAAAACCATGCTCTCACTGTAGCACAAAAGGGCTATGTTATACAGGCAGTAGCATTAATAGAAAATAATATAGAAAACCAAATACTTCAAATTTTAAAATAA
- a CDS encoding SDR family oxidoreductase gives MMKKTVLITGTSSGIGRAAVLKFQKEGWNVIATMRSPEKENELNKLDSVITAALDVQKADTIESAIQAGIDKFGQIDAVVNNAGYAVFGVFELASEEQINKLFDTNVYGPMRVTRAILPHFRAQKSGVIINISSQGGRITFPTCGMYHATKFALEGFTEALAYELIPFNIRTKIVEPGSTATKFVGAAEITSGGIPEYEEFIKVGLGNWAKYDTMTSEPEEIAEVIYTAATDENGKLRYKAGEDAELYIGKLEEGDDQAYVDYMRRRFIPEYLK, from the coding sequence ATGATGAAAAAGACCGTATTAATAACAGGAACATCATCAGGCATAGGCCGAGCAGCAGTATTAAAGTTTCAGAAAGAAGGCTGGAACGTAATAGCTACTATGCGCTCTCCTGAAAAAGAAAATGAGTTAAATAAGTTAGATAGCGTAATAACGGCTGCACTAGATGTTCAGAAAGCAGATACCATAGAAAGCGCAATACAAGCCGGTATCGATAAATTTGGTCAAATAGATGCAGTTGTTAACAATGCAGGGTATGCTGTTTTTGGCGTGTTTGAGCTAGCCAGTGAAGAGCAGATCAATAAACTATTTGACACCAATGTCTACGGTCCAATGCGTGTAACAAGAGCTATATTGCCGCATTTTAGAGCACAAAAATCGGGCGTTATAATCAATATTTCATCCCAGGGAGGCCGAATTACCTTCCCAACCTGCGGCATGTACCATGCTACCAAATTTGCTTTGGAGGGTTTTACAGAAGCCTTAGCCTACGAGCTCATTCCTTTTAATATCAGAACTAAGATAGTAGAACCGGGTTCTACTGCGACTAAGTTTGTAGGAGCCGCAGAAATCACTTCAGGTGGAATACCTGAATATGAAGAGTTTATCAAAGTTGGCTTAGGCAACTGGGCCAAATATGATACCATGACTTCAGAGCCTGAAGAAATTGCAGAAGTAATTTATACTGCTGCTACCGATGAAAATGGAAAGCTGAGATACAAAGCAGGAGAAGACGCCGAATTGTACATAGGCAAATTAGAAGAAGGAGATGATCAGGCATATGTAGATTATATGAGAAGGCGCTTTATTCCGGAATATTTAAAATAG
- a CDS encoding SDR family oxidoreductase gives MNLKNNTILITGAGTGMGLAAAKWFSEQGNHVIMTARNEERLKEEASKLKNASYVACDLSDPNQLESLVSAMKTEYPELNMIFLNAGIATNYQLLNYDNAYEISKSEMITNYHFAVYLTHALVPLIANKKESALIITTSGVAFAPDLLHPTYSASKAALHSYIKALRLVLQRQKSSIEVYELMAPLVDSPFSKAVHSDLKVSPEEVIETLVNSIRIQEFEIRPGLTEDIYQTYLRSPNEALIMVNTATGA, from the coding sequence ATGAACTTAAAAAACAACACAATACTTATAACAGGAGCCGGAACCGGAATGGGTCTGGCTGCCGCCAAATGGTTCTCTGAGCAGGGCAACCACGTGATTATGACGGCTCGCAACGAAGAGAGATTGAAAGAGGAGGCATCTAAGTTAAAGAATGCATCTTATGTAGCTTGTGACTTGTCTGATCCAAACCAACTAGAATCATTGGTATCTGCCATGAAGACTGAATACCCGGAGCTTAACATGATTTTCCTGAATGCAGGAATCGCCACTAATTACCAATTACTGAATTATGATAATGCTTACGAAATAAGTAAATCAGAAATGATTACAAACTATCATTTCGCTGTGTATTTAACACATGCCTTGGTGCCACTGATAGCTAACAAAAAAGAGTCCGCTTTAATAATAACTACATCAGGAGTAGCATTTGCACCTGATTTATTACACCCAACCTACAGTGCTTCCAAAGCCGCCTTGCATAGCTATATTAAAGCGCTAAGGTTGGTTTTACAACGTCAAAAATCATCAATTGAGGTGTATGAATTAATGGCGCCATTGGTAGATTCTCCCTTTTCCAAAGCGGTACATTCAGATTTGAAAGTTTCTCCTGAAGAGGTTATCGAAACATTAGTAAATAGCATTAGAATTCAGGAATTTGAAATTCGCCCAGGCTTAACTGAGGATATTTACCAAACCTATCTTCGTTCTCCAAATGAAGCTCTAATAATGGTTAATACAGCCACAGGTGCTTAA
- a CDS encoding helix-turn-helix domain-containing protein, giving the protein MKGKLNIYKKESLSEFERRNFMLQKSISEQKPFRFFSSADCSSDTPILYMRRDFYKVSLLEGDYIVHYGDESIKTSGTSLSFFSPHSPYTIKEIEERENAGYFIFTETFYDTYFKFGIKSFPLFDNKKKPIFLLNNGQIQMVKDLFGKIEYQNNTDYPYKYDLIRNYTNELMHYANNLQPASERHHQFTAKERLLNVFYELLDRQFPADENHAQELRSPSYFADSLSVHVNYLNRVLKELTGKSTSELLYDRLLKESIILLKHTDWSISEVAYKLGFNDTSHFNHFFKKQTNQIPSSYRSL; this is encoded by the coding sequence ATGAAAGGAAAACTAAACATCTATAAAAAGGAAAGTCTCTCAGAATTCGAAAGGCGAAATTTCATGCTCCAAAAGAGTATTTCAGAGCAGAAACCCTTTCGATTTTTCAGTTCAGCTGACTGCTCATCAGACACCCCTATTTTATACATGAGGCGAGATTTCTATAAGGTAAGCTTATTAGAAGGTGACTATATTGTGCATTATGGAGACGAAAGCATCAAGACTTCCGGCACTTCATTATCGTTTTTCAGTCCGCATTCTCCCTATACTATTAAAGAAATAGAAGAAAGAGAAAATGCAGGATATTTTATTTTTACTGAGACTTTTTACGACACTTATTTTAAATTCGGTATCAAATCATTTCCCTTATTTGATAATAAAAAGAAGCCTATTTTCTTATTGAATAATGGCCAAATACAGATGGTAAAAGATTTGTTTGGTAAGATTGAATATCAAAACAATACAGATTACCCTTATAAATATGACCTTATTCGCAACTATACCAATGAGCTGATGCATTACGCTAATAACCTGCAACCTGCTTCAGAACGGCACCATCAGTTTACAGCAAAAGAACGCCTGTTAAATGTATTTTATGAATTACTTGATAGGCAATTTCCAGCAGATGAAAATCATGCGCAGGAGTTACGTTCTCCCAGCTATTTTGCTGATAGCTTAAGTGTTCATGTCAATTACCTCAATCGAGTTTTGAAAGAGCTAACCGGAAAATCCACCAGTGAATTATTGTATGATCGCCTATTGAAAGAGTCTATCATTTTACTTAAGCATACTGACTGGAGTATATCTGAAGTGGCATATAAGCTTGGATTCAACGACACTTCTCATTTCAATCATTTTTTCAAAAAACAAACTAACCAGATACCGTCGTCTTATAGAAGCTTATGA
- a CDS encoding SDR family oxidoreductase, producing the protein MDKIALIVGASGISGNNLARELLSNGWETYGITRSSDTLLPGLKNIKADLLDPSSLEVALKDVKPTHVFFTAWMRKDTEAENIKVNGALVRNLLQVLSPKKSVEHVALVTGLKHYLGPFEAYAQEGFLPETPVREEHPRLAIDNFYYTQEDEVFEAAERDGFTWSVHRSHTVIGKAVGNLMNMGTTLAVYASICKETGKPFTWPGSAAQWNGISDVTDARILAKQFVWAATTPEAKNEAFNIVNGDVFRWSWLWKQLAEYFGVEYQGYEENNSSLEEIMQGDEAVWKEIAAKYNLAESELSRLASPWHSDLDLGRPIEVMTDMSKSRKLGFTEYQDTRDSFFDLFDQLKKENIITA; encoded by the coding sequence ATGGATAAAATAGCATTAATAGTAGGGGCAAGTGGAATTTCCGGTAACAATCTGGCCAGAGAGCTTCTTTCCAATGGTTGGGAGACTTATGGAATTACCAGAAGTTCTGATACGTTGCTCCCAGGATTAAAAAACATCAAGGCCGATTTGTTAGATCCGAGCTCATTGGAAGTGGCCTTGAAAGATGTAAAACCAACTCATGTGTTCTTCACTGCATGGATGAGGAAAGACACCGAGGCCGAAAATATTAAGGTGAACGGTGCTTTGGTGCGTAACCTTTTGCAAGTATTGTCTCCAAAGAAATCAGTTGAGCATGTGGCCTTAGTTACAGGTTTAAAGCACTATCTGGGGCCCTTTGAGGCTTATGCGCAAGAGGGATTTTTGCCCGAAACGCCGGTAAGGGAAGAGCACCCCAGGCTGGCTATAGATAATTTTTATTATACGCAGGAAGACGAGGTTTTTGAGGCCGCTGAGCGAGATGGCTTTACCTGGAGCGTGCATCGTTCACACACCGTAATAGGAAAAGCGGTAGGCAACCTCATGAATATGGGTACTACTTTGGCTGTGTATGCCAGCATTTGTAAAGAAACGGGTAAGCCTTTTACATGGCCCGGATCAGCTGCGCAGTGGAATGGCATCTCTGATGTTACTGATGCCAGAATATTGGCTAAGCAATTTGTATGGGCAGCCACTACGCCTGAAGCTAAAAATGAAGCCTTTAATATTGTAAATGGCGACGTGTTTCGTTGGAGTTGGCTGTGGAAACAATTGGCAGAGTACTTTGGAGTGGAATACCAAGGGTATGAAGAAAACAATAGCAGTCTGGAAGAAATAATGCAAGGCGATGAAGCAGTCTGGAAAGAAATAGCTGCTAAGTATAATTTGGCTGAATCTGAGCTTAGCCGGCTGGCCTCACCCTGGCATAGTGATCTGGATTTAGGCCGACCTATTGAAGTAATGACAGACATGTCAAAAAGCCGCAAGCTAGGGTTTACGGAGTATCAGGATACCAGAGATTCTTTCTTTGATTTATTTGATCAACTTAAAAAGGAGAACATAATTACTGCTTGA
- a CDS encoding Crp/Fnr family transcriptional regulator: protein MFDTLFKHLEQKVKLEEQEKALIPVFFKTKKLKKRQFLFQEGDYCKQLAFVSKGIVKSYTTDDKGNDHINLFGWEGWWVSDFRSFICNEKAILSIDAIEDSELLLISKDKYEQLLEAVPIMERYFRILYQNSLVTKDRRLISSNTYTAEEKYKELINTYPFIQQKVPQHLIASYLGVTPETISRIKKNL from the coding sequence ATGTTTGACACTCTTTTTAAGCATCTGGAGCAAAAGGTAAAGTTAGAAGAACAGGAGAAAGCCTTGATTCCTGTTTTTTTCAAGACTAAAAAACTTAAGAAGAGACAATTTTTGTTTCAAGAGGGGGATTATTGTAAGCAATTGGCCTTTGTTTCTAAGGGCATTGTAAAATCATATACTACTGATGATAAAGGGAATGATCATATCAATTTATTTGGTTGGGAAGGCTGGTGGGTGTCTGATTTTAGAAGTTTCATTTGTAATGAAAAGGCTATTCTGTCTATAGATGCCATTGAAGATAGTGAGCTTTTGCTCATTTCAAAAGACAAGTATGAGCAGCTCTTGGAAGCCGTACCCATTATGGAGCGATATTTCAGAATATTGTACCAAAATAGCCTGGTTACTAAAGATAGAAGACTGATCAGTTCTAACACCTACACCGCAGAGGAGAAGTACAAAGAACTTATTAATACCTACCCGTTTATACAGCAAAAAGTGCCTCAACATCTTATTGCCTCTTATTTGGGAGTAACACCGGAAACCATAAGCCGGATAAAGAAGAACCTGTAA
- a CDS encoding IS4 family transposase translates to MSKNTYFYGQPIFSQLLSLIDKSVLNQIISKHQSDRYYKKLNTWHHLVSMLYCCFSGASALRELTTGLLACQNKLIHLGIQFIPRRSTLSDSNKKRSSIVFADIYMKLFKKYRHLLPDSRLRMEVLNKLYIVDSTIISLFKDILKVAGRPRKDGKSKGGIKAHVMIHAAELMPCLVRLTKGSQHDHTFLKQLQLPEGSYVVMDKGYIDYRQYAQWSHQGIFYITRMKENARYQSIDELELPEDKDFCVLKDEKVVISFKTDGQVQELQNRRIAYYDDLNNKLLVFMTNNMELEAATIAAIYKYRWQIELLFKKLKQNFPLKYFLGDNQNAIEIQIWSALICLLLMEVVRKQIKKRWAFSNMVSLVRFHLMAYVHLTRFLNNPDLELQKTIYKTNQYPLFSP, encoded by the coding sequence ATGAGTAAAAATACATATTTCTACGGACAGCCAATCTTTTCTCAACTATTATCGCTGATAGATAAATCGGTGTTAAATCAAATAATATCAAAACACCAATCTGACAGATATTACAAGAAATTGAATACTTGGCATCACCTAGTAAGCATGTTATACTGCTGTTTCAGTGGGGCAAGTGCTCTCAGAGAGCTTACTACGGGGCTTTTGGCCTGCCAAAACAAACTGATCCATTTAGGTATTCAATTTATACCCAGACGTTCCACTTTATCAGATAGCAACAAAAAACGCAGTAGTATAGTCTTTGCAGACATTTACATGAAATTGTTTAAAAAGTATCGGCACCTTTTGCCGGACAGCCGCTTGAGAATGGAAGTTCTCAATAAACTTTATATTGTTGATTCAACGATTATTAGTCTGTTTAAAGATATTCTCAAGGTAGCAGGACGCCCTAGAAAAGATGGCAAAAGCAAGGGAGGCATTAAAGCTCATGTAATGATTCATGCGGCAGAATTAATGCCATGTTTAGTACGGTTGACCAAGGGAAGTCAGCATGATCATACATTTTTAAAGCAATTACAACTCCCAGAAGGATCCTATGTGGTGATGGATAAAGGGTATATCGATTATAGACAATACGCACAGTGGAGTCATCAAGGGATATTTTACATTACCAGAATGAAAGAAAATGCCAGATATCAATCAATAGATGAGCTAGAACTGCCTGAAGATAAAGACTTTTGTGTACTTAAGGATGAAAAAGTTGTTATCAGTTTCAAGACTGATGGACAAGTGCAAGAGCTTCAAAATAGAAGAATAGCCTATTATGATGACCTCAATAATAAATTATTAGTGTTTATGACCAATAATATGGAGTTGGAAGCAGCCACAATAGCGGCCATTTATAAATACCGATGGCAGATAGAGCTTTTATTTAAAAAGCTGAAGCAGAACTTTCCTCTCAAATATTTTCTGGGGGACAACCAAAATGCTATTGAGATCCAAATTTGGAGTGCCCTGATCTGTCTATTATTGATGGAAGTAGTCCGAAAACAGATCAAAAAAAGATGGGCCTTTTCTAATATGGTCTCATTGGTAAGGTTTCACTTGATGGCCTATGTTCACCTTACCCGCTTTCTAAACAATCCAGACCTAGAACTTCAAAAAACAATATATAAAACCAATCAATACCCTTTATTTAGTCCATAG
- a CDS encoding DNA/RNA non-specific endonuclease: MKYFYLLLLFLFLPFPGLSQDHRAEIHCKHWLGGYPYGTPPTNDLIIRDIYALSNNDDTKFADWVAYRLDPEIISGSNKNRNWKADPWLDPTETLEPDPDHGDYKGAYDSIHTDRGHQAPLGSLDGSPFWYEANYLSNITPQKSDLNQGAWVALEEKVREMVNKYKVVYIMTGPLYEREMPPLPFADEPHKVPSGYWKIILVELRNGHIEPLAFIFDQETPRNSSLQNHLCTIDEVELRSNLDFPWELSDYKEKAIEANKNEDWFEINIK, translated from the coding sequence ATGAAATACTTTTATCTGTTACTGCTCTTCCTTTTCCTACCATTCCCGGGGCTTTCTCAGGATCATAGGGCTGAGATCCACTGCAAGCATTGGCTGGGAGGATACCCTTATGGAACTCCACCAACCAATGATTTAATTATTCGGGATATCTATGCCTTAAGCAATAATGATGATACTAAGTTTGCCGACTGGGTAGCTTATAGATTAGATCCTGAAATAATTTCTGGCAGTAACAAAAACCGAAACTGGAAAGCCGACCCTTGGTTAGATCCTACTGAGACCCTTGAACCAGACCCCGACCATGGCGATTATAAAGGGGCCTATGATTCTATTCATACTGATCGTGGACACCAAGCGCCCTTAGGCAGCTTAGACGGTTCACCTTTTTGGTATGAGGCTAATTATCTTTCTAATATTACCCCGCAAAAATCTGACTTAAATCAAGGAGCCTGGGTGGCACTTGAAGAAAAAGTAAGAGAAATGGTAAATAAATATAAGGTGGTTTATATTATGACCGGCCCTCTGTATGAGAGAGAAATGCCACCTCTACCCTTCGCTGATGAGCCCCATAAAGTCCCTAGTGGATACTGGAAGATAATTCTTGTAGAACTTCGCAATGGACATATTGAGCCCCTTGCTTTTATTTTCGATCAGGAGACTCCGAGGAATTCGTCACTACAGAATCATCTTTGTACTATTGATGAAGTAGAGCTGAGATCTAACCTTGACTTTCCGTGGGAGTTAAGTGACTATAAAGAGAAAGCCATAGAAGCTAATAAAAATGAAGATTGGTTTGAGATTAATATAAAATAA
- a CDS encoding RNA polymerase sigma factor, translating into MKAYFDHYNDTQLMRLIKNDNELALQILFDRYYDSLLEISFHFLTNVALAEEVVADIFIRIWEKRYNINVENLKGYLYTAAKNLSINKLDKEKYSFHSSKNIDTPYSTDPERDIQFDEMFQQIDYLISQMPGQRQLVFRLNKIDGLAYKEIAKLLEISVETVQKHMSLAVKYMALYKDQIYGMAHYLTTFMATSSLLLIFLKNLLSH; encoded by the coding sequence ATGAAAGCTTACTTCGATCACTATAACGACACTCAGCTCATGCGCCTCATTAAGAATGATAATGAGCTGGCTTTGCAAATACTCTTCGATCGATATTATGATTCTCTACTGGAGATTTCATTTCATTTCCTAACAAATGTGGCGCTCGCAGAAGAGGTAGTAGCAGATATCTTTATTAGGATATGGGAGAAACGCTACAACATTAACGTTGAAAATTTAAAGGGATATTTATATACAGCAGCCAAAAATCTTTCTATTAACAAATTAGATAAAGAAAAATATAGTTTTCATTCCAGCAAAAATATAGATACTCCTTATAGCACTGACCCAGAAAGAGATATACAATTCGATGAAATGTTTCAGCAAATAGACTATCTCATTTCACAAATGCCCGGACAAAGACAATTGGTTTTCAGGCTAAATAAAATTGACGGGCTGGCCTATAAGGAAATAGCAAAGCTTTTGGAAATATCTGTAGAAACAGTACAAAAACACATGTCGCTGGCAGTTAAATATATGGCTTTGTATAAAGATCAGATTTACGGTATGGCACATTATCTTACCACTTTTATGGCTACATCAAGCTTATTATTAATTTTTTTAAAAAATCTTCTTTCCCACTAG